From the genome of Primulina eburnea isolate SZY01 chromosome 12, ASM2296580v1, whole genome shotgun sequence, one region includes:
- the LOC140808457 gene encoding DExH-box ATP-dependent RNA helicase DExH5, mitochondrial isoform X2: MSRSVEGSDEYFYGEFERLTQPDASSSDNIDVWKRKLETLLFDKDKQELVSRERKDRRDYEQIAALASRMDLYSHLYVKAVVVSKVPLPNYRFDLDEKRPQREVILSPGLQKRVHCHLVNYISEKPTSRNMFSGSSSNATIVTDDLFENPEPFPHSKPNDERNLWRKCLQMRDNQQTWQESTEGRKILEFRRSLPAYKEKDTILSVISQNQIVIISGETGCGKTTQIPQFILESEIESMRGAMCNILCCQPRRLSVMSVSERIATERMEKLGETVGFKVRLEGIKGRDTHLLFCTTGILLRRLLVDKNLKDVTHVIMDEIHERGVNEDFLLVVLKDLLPLRPELRLILMSATLDVDIFSSYFSGATVVHIPGFTYPVRHHFLESILETLGYQLTPHNQIDDFGVDKVWKMSTQSTRKRKSRFFSAVEDAVSTTEFKDYTSKTRESLSCWNPDSLGFNLIEYLLCNICENETPGAILVFLTGWDDISALKDKLQTHPILGDTSQVLLLACHGSMPCSEQKLIFDKPEDGVRKIVLATNIAETSITIDDVVFVIDCGKSKESSYDALNNTPCLLPSWISKGSAKQRRGRAGRVQPGICYHLYPKCVYDGFADYQLPEILRTPLQSLCLQIKSLKLGSIFGFLSKALQSPEYLAVQNAIVYLKTIGALDENEKLTVLGGYLAMLPMEPKLGKMLLLGAIFNCLDPILSVVAGLSVRDPFLAPLDKKDLAEAAKAQFSHDFSDHLALVRAYEGWKVADRDLAGYEYCWKNFLSAQSMAAIDSLRKEFYNLLKDTGLVDSNPTTWNTWSYDEHLLRAIICYGLFPGICSVVHNEKSFSLKTMEDGHVLTYSNSANSRHTRIPYPWLVFNEKIKFNSVFLRDSTAVSDSMLLLFGGRILRGDMDGHLKMLDGYLEFFVDSATAELYQSLRKELDELINTKLLNPTTAMHFQHELVSAIRLLISEDQCGGRFVFNRQVIQHSNPFMAAAIARKPASIHKSESGPGGDNAKGQLQMLLTRAGSVTPVYITKQLKSHQFQATVQFNGMQIMGQPCDNKKQAEKDAAAEALQWLGGNGDGHDYIENVSMMLKKSKKEHR, from the exons ATGTCTCGATCTGTTGAGGGGTCTGATGAATACTTTTATGGTGAATTTGAGCGTTTGACGCAGCCT GATGCTTCTTCCTCGGATAATATTGATGTATGGAAGAGAAAGTTAGAGACTCTTTTATTCGATAAGGATAAGCAGGAGTTAGTATCAAGAGAGAGAAAAGATAGACGTGATTATGAGCAAATAGCAGCATTAGCAAGCAGAATGGATTTATATAG CCACCTTTATGTGAAAGCCGTTGTTGTCAGTAAAGTTCCTTTGCCCAACTATAGGTTTGATCTCGATGAGAAGCGGCCCCAGAGAGAG GTGATCTTGTCGCCGGGATTGCAAAAGCGTGTGCATTGCCATCTTGTGAATTACATTTCTGAAAAGCCTACGAGCAGGAATATGTTTTCTGGATCAAGCAGTAATGCTACTATTGTTACTGATGATCTTTTTGAGAATCCAGAGCCATTTCCACATAGTAAGCCCAATGATGAGAGAAATTTGTGGAGAAAATGTTTGCAAATGCGCGATAATCAACAAACTTGGCAG GAATCTACTGAAGGCAGAAAAATTTTGGAATTTCGTCGTAGTCTCCCAGCTTATAAAGAGAAAGACACCATTTTAAGTGTCATTTCCCAAAACCAG ATTGTCATTATCTCTGGTGAAACTGGCTGTGGAAAGACGACGCAGATTCCACAGTTCATTCTCGAGTCTGAAATTGAATCTATGCGTGGGGCCATGTGCAATATTTTATGCTGTCAGCCTAGGAGATTATCTGTCATGTCAGTCTCTGAGAGGATAGCCACCGAGAGGATGGAGAAATTGGGAGAAACA GTTGGATTTAAAGTGCGGCTGGAGGGTATCAAAGGAAGGGATACCCACCTCCTTTTCTGCACAACTGGCATTCTGTTGCGTAGATTATTGGTCGATAAAAATTTGAAGGATGTAACACATGTTATCATGGATGAAATTCATGAGCGTGGCGTAAATGAAG ATTTTCTGCTGGTTGTTTTGAAAGATTTGCTTCCTCTTCGACCAGAATTAAGGCTTATCTTAATGAGTGCGACCTTAGATGTAGATATCTTCTCATCGTACTTCAGTGGGGCTACAGTGGTACACATCCCG GGTTTTACTTATCCTGTACGACATCATTTCTTAGAAAGCATTTTGGAGACTTTGGGATACCAATTGACCCCTCATAATCAGATAGATGATTTTGGTGTTGACAAGGTGTGGAAGATGAGCACACAATCGACAAGAAAGAGAAAGAGCCGATTTTTTTCTGCTGTTGAG GATGCAGTTAGCACTACTGAGTTCAAGGATTATACTTCTAAGACACGAGAGTCTTTATCTTGCTGGAATCCTGATTCACTTGGTTTCAACCTCATAGAATACCTTCTGTGCAATATATGTGAGAATGAAACACCGGGTGCTATTTTAGTTTTTTTGACTGGGTGGGATGACATAAGTGCTCTAAAGGATAAGCTTCAAACTCATCCTATACTGGGAGATACAAGCCAAGTTTTACTGTTAGCATGCCACGGTTCTATGCCATGTTCAGAGCAG aaattgatttttgacAAACCTGAAGATGGAGTAAGGAAGATCGTTTTAGCTACCAATATTGCTGAAACAAGCATTACAATTGACGATGTGGTTTTTGTTATCGATTGTGGAAAATCAAAAGAGTCATCGTACGATGCACTAAATAACACCCCTTGTCTTCTTCCTTCCTGGATTTCGAAGGGTTCAGCTAAACAA CGAAGGGGAAGAGCTGGACGTGTTCAGCCGGGGATATGTTACCATCTTTATCCAAAATGTGTGTATGATggatttgcagattatcagttGCCAGAAATTCTAAGGACTCCTTTACAGTCTCTTTGTTTACAAATCAAGAGTCTGAAACTTGGCAGTATCTTTGGGTTTTTATCTAAGGCTCTGCAGTCTCCAGAGTATCTTGCG GTTCAAAATGCTATTGTTTATCTAAAGACCATTGGGGCGTTGGATGAGAATGAAAAGTTGACTGTTTTGG GAGGCTACTTGGCAATGCTTCCAATGGAGCCAAAACTTGGGAAAATGCTTTTACTTGGTGCAATATTTAATTGCCTGGACCCAATATTAAGTGTTGTTGCTGGTCTAAGTGTTCGCGATCCTTTCCTAGCCCCACTGGACAAGAAGGAT CTAGCAGAAGCAGCAAAAGCTCAATTTTCACATGATTTCAGTGACCATCTTGCTCTTGTCCGGGCATACGAAGGCTGGAAAGTTGCTGATAGGGATCTCGCTGGTTACGAATATTGCTGGAAGAATTTTCTTTCTGCACAATCAATGGCAGCTATTGATTCTCTTCGTAAGGAATTTTACAATTTACTAAAGGATACTGGTCTTGTGGATAGCAATCCAACCACATGGAATACCTGGAGCTATGATGAGCATCTTCTACGCGCAATTATTTGTTATGGCTTGTTTCCTGGAATATGCTCTGTTGTG CACAATGAAAAATCCTTCTCCCTAAAAACAATGGAAGATGGTCATGTGCTGACTTACTCT AACTCAGCCAATTCACGTCACACGAGAATTCCATATCCATGGCTTGTTTTCaatgaaaaaattaaattcaacTCGGTCTTTCTGCGGGATTCCACAGCGGTGTCTGATTCAATGCTGCTGTTATTTGGTGGAAGAATCTTACGAGGGGATATG GATGGCCACTTGAAAATGTTGGATGGATATTTGGAATTCTTCGTAGATTCTGCTACAGCTGAACTATATCAGAGCTTGAGAAAAGAACTTGACGAACTGATTAACACCAAA CTCCTTAATCCCACGACGGCCATGCATTTTCAACACGAACTTGTGTCTGCGATACGTTTGCTGATCTCAGAAGACCAGTGCGGTGGAAGATTTGTGTTCAACCGTCAGGTAATACAGCATTCCAACCCATTCATGGCTGCGGCAATAGCACGAAAACCTGCCTCGATACACAAGTCAGAAAGTGGCCCTGGGGGTGATAATGCTAAGGGCCAGCTACAGATGCTTCTTACTCGAGCAGGCTCTGTTACACCGGTCTACATTACTAAGCAGCTGAAGAGCCACCAGTTTCAAGCAACTGTACAATTCAACGGGATGCAGATTATGGGGCAGCCTTGCGAcaacaagaagcaagctgaaaagGACGCGGCAGCAGAAGCTCTGCAATGGCTTGGAGGAAATGGAGATGGTCATGATTATATTGAAAACGTGTCAATGATGCTCAAAAAGAGCAAGAAAGAGCACAGATAA
- the LOC140808457 gene encoding DExH-box ATP-dependent RNA helicase DExH5, mitochondrial isoform X3: protein MDLYSHLYVKAVVVSKVPLPNYRFDLDEKRPQREVILSPGLQKRVHCHLVNYISEKPTSRNMFSGSSSNATIVTDDLFENPEPFPHSKPNDERNLWRKCLQMRDNQQTWQVSLPRPISIESTEGRKILEFRRSLPAYKEKDTILSVISQNQIVIISGETGCGKTTQIPQFILESEIESMRGAMCNILCCQPRRLSVMSVSERIATERMEKLGETVGFKVRLEGIKGRDTHLLFCTTGILLRRLLVDKNLKDVTHVIMDEIHERGVNEDFLLVVLKDLLPLRPELRLILMSATLDVDIFSSYFSGATVVHIPGFTYPVRHHFLESILETLGYQLTPHNQIDDFGVDKVWKMSTQSTRKRKSRFFSAVEDAVSTTEFKDYTSKTRESLSCWNPDSLGFNLIEYLLCNICENETPGAILVFLTGWDDISALKDKLQTHPILGDTSQVLLLACHGSMPCSEQKLIFDKPEDGVRKIVLATNIAETSITIDDVVFVIDCGKSKESSYDALNNTPCLLPSWISKGSAKQRRGRAGRVQPGICYHLYPKCVYDGFADYQLPEILRTPLQSLCLQIKSLKLGSIFGFLSKALQSPEYLAVQNAIVYLKTIGALDENEKLTVLGGYLAMLPMEPKLGKMLLLGAIFNCLDPILSVVAGLSVRDPFLAPLDKKDLAEAAKAQFSHDFSDHLALVRAYEGWKVADRDLAGYEYCWKNFLSAQSMAAIDSLRKEFYNLLKDTGLVDSNPTTWNTWSYDEHLLRAIICYGLFPGICSVVHNEKSFSLKTMEDGHVLTYSNSANSRHTRIPYPWLVFNEKIKFNSVFLRDSTAVSDSMLLLFGGRILRGDMDGHLKMLDGYLEFFVDSATAELYQSLRKELDELINTKLLNPTTAMHFQHELVSAIRLLISEDQCGGRFVFNRQVIQHSNPFMAAAIARKPASIHKSESGPGGDNAKGQLQMLLTRAGSVTPVYITKQLKSHQFQATVQFNGMQIMGQPCDNKKQAEKDAAAEALQWLGGNGDGHDYIENVSMMLKKSKKEHR from the exons ATGGATTTATATAG CCACCTTTATGTGAAAGCCGTTGTTGTCAGTAAAGTTCCTTTGCCCAACTATAGGTTTGATCTCGATGAGAAGCGGCCCCAGAGAGAG GTGATCTTGTCGCCGGGATTGCAAAAGCGTGTGCATTGCCATCTTGTGAATTACATTTCTGAAAAGCCTACGAGCAGGAATATGTTTTCTGGATCAAGCAGTAATGCTACTATTGTTACTGATGATCTTTTTGAGAATCCAGAGCCATTTCCACATAGTAAGCCCAATGATGAGAGAAATTTGTGGAGAAAATGTTTGCAAATGCGCGATAATCAACAAACTTGGCAGGTCTCACTGCCTCGGCCAATTTCGATT GAATCTACTGAAGGCAGAAAAATTTTGGAATTTCGTCGTAGTCTCCCAGCTTATAAAGAGAAAGACACCATTTTAAGTGTCATTTCCCAAAACCAG ATTGTCATTATCTCTGGTGAAACTGGCTGTGGAAAGACGACGCAGATTCCACAGTTCATTCTCGAGTCTGAAATTGAATCTATGCGTGGGGCCATGTGCAATATTTTATGCTGTCAGCCTAGGAGATTATCTGTCATGTCAGTCTCTGAGAGGATAGCCACCGAGAGGATGGAGAAATTGGGAGAAACA GTTGGATTTAAAGTGCGGCTGGAGGGTATCAAAGGAAGGGATACCCACCTCCTTTTCTGCACAACTGGCATTCTGTTGCGTAGATTATTGGTCGATAAAAATTTGAAGGATGTAACACATGTTATCATGGATGAAATTCATGAGCGTGGCGTAAATGAAG ATTTTCTGCTGGTTGTTTTGAAAGATTTGCTTCCTCTTCGACCAGAATTAAGGCTTATCTTAATGAGTGCGACCTTAGATGTAGATATCTTCTCATCGTACTTCAGTGGGGCTACAGTGGTACACATCCCG GGTTTTACTTATCCTGTACGACATCATTTCTTAGAAAGCATTTTGGAGACTTTGGGATACCAATTGACCCCTCATAATCAGATAGATGATTTTGGTGTTGACAAGGTGTGGAAGATGAGCACACAATCGACAAGAAAGAGAAAGAGCCGATTTTTTTCTGCTGTTGAG GATGCAGTTAGCACTACTGAGTTCAAGGATTATACTTCTAAGACACGAGAGTCTTTATCTTGCTGGAATCCTGATTCACTTGGTTTCAACCTCATAGAATACCTTCTGTGCAATATATGTGAGAATGAAACACCGGGTGCTATTTTAGTTTTTTTGACTGGGTGGGATGACATAAGTGCTCTAAAGGATAAGCTTCAAACTCATCCTATACTGGGAGATACAAGCCAAGTTTTACTGTTAGCATGCCACGGTTCTATGCCATGTTCAGAGCAG aaattgatttttgacAAACCTGAAGATGGAGTAAGGAAGATCGTTTTAGCTACCAATATTGCTGAAACAAGCATTACAATTGACGATGTGGTTTTTGTTATCGATTGTGGAAAATCAAAAGAGTCATCGTACGATGCACTAAATAACACCCCTTGTCTTCTTCCTTCCTGGATTTCGAAGGGTTCAGCTAAACAA CGAAGGGGAAGAGCTGGACGTGTTCAGCCGGGGATATGTTACCATCTTTATCCAAAATGTGTGTATGATggatttgcagattatcagttGCCAGAAATTCTAAGGACTCCTTTACAGTCTCTTTGTTTACAAATCAAGAGTCTGAAACTTGGCAGTATCTTTGGGTTTTTATCTAAGGCTCTGCAGTCTCCAGAGTATCTTGCG GTTCAAAATGCTATTGTTTATCTAAAGACCATTGGGGCGTTGGATGAGAATGAAAAGTTGACTGTTTTGG GAGGCTACTTGGCAATGCTTCCAATGGAGCCAAAACTTGGGAAAATGCTTTTACTTGGTGCAATATTTAATTGCCTGGACCCAATATTAAGTGTTGTTGCTGGTCTAAGTGTTCGCGATCCTTTCCTAGCCCCACTGGACAAGAAGGAT CTAGCAGAAGCAGCAAAAGCTCAATTTTCACATGATTTCAGTGACCATCTTGCTCTTGTCCGGGCATACGAAGGCTGGAAAGTTGCTGATAGGGATCTCGCTGGTTACGAATATTGCTGGAAGAATTTTCTTTCTGCACAATCAATGGCAGCTATTGATTCTCTTCGTAAGGAATTTTACAATTTACTAAAGGATACTGGTCTTGTGGATAGCAATCCAACCACATGGAATACCTGGAGCTATGATGAGCATCTTCTACGCGCAATTATTTGTTATGGCTTGTTTCCTGGAATATGCTCTGTTGTG CACAATGAAAAATCCTTCTCCCTAAAAACAATGGAAGATGGTCATGTGCTGACTTACTCT AACTCAGCCAATTCACGTCACACGAGAATTCCATATCCATGGCTTGTTTTCaatgaaaaaattaaattcaacTCGGTCTTTCTGCGGGATTCCACAGCGGTGTCTGATTCAATGCTGCTGTTATTTGGTGGAAGAATCTTACGAGGGGATATG GATGGCCACTTGAAAATGTTGGATGGATATTTGGAATTCTTCGTAGATTCTGCTACAGCTGAACTATATCAGAGCTTGAGAAAAGAACTTGACGAACTGATTAACACCAAA CTCCTTAATCCCACGACGGCCATGCATTTTCAACACGAACTTGTGTCTGCGATACGTTTGCTGATCTCAGAAGACCAGTGCGGTGGAAGATTTGTGTTCAACCGTCAGGTAATACAGCATTCCAACCCATTCATGGCTGCGGCAATAGCACGAAAACCTGCCTCGATACACAAGTCAGAAAGTGGCCCTGGGGGTGATAATGCTAAGGGCCAGCTACAGATGCTTCTTACTCGAGCAGGCTCTGTTACACCGGTCTACATTACTAAGCAGCTGAAGAGCCACCAGTTTCAAGCAACTGTACAATTCAACGGGATGCAGATTATGGGGCAGCCTTGCGAcaacaagaagcaagctgaaaagGACGCGGCAGCAGAAGCTCTGCAATGGCTTGGAGGAAATGGAGATGGTCATGATTATATTGAAAACGTGTCAATGATGCTCAAAAAGAGCAAGAAAGAGCACAGATAA
- the LOC140808457 gene encoding DExH-box ATP-dependent RNA helicase DExH5, mitochondrial isoform X1: MSRSVEGSDEYFYGEFERLTQPDASSSDNIDVWKRKLETLLFDKDKQELVSRERKDRRDYEQIAALASRMDLYSHLYVKAVVVSKVPLPNYRFDLDEKRPQREVILSPGLQKRVHCHLVNYISEKPTSRNMFSGSSSNATIVTDDLFENPEPFPHSKPNDERNLWRKCLQMRDNQQTWQVSLPRPISIESTEGRKILEFRRSLPAYKEKDTILSVISQNQIVIISGETGCGKTTQIPQFILESEIESMRGAMCNILCCQPRRLSVMSVSERIATERMEKLGETVGFKVRLEGIKGRDTHLLFCTTGILLRRLLVDKNLKDVTHVIMDEIHERGVNEDFLLVVLKDLLPLRPELRLILMSATLDVDIFSSYFSGATVVHIPGFTYPVRHHFLESILETLGYQLTPHNQIDDFGVDKVWKMSTQSTRKRKSRFFSAVEDAVSTTEFKDYTSKTRESLSCWNPDSLGFNLIEYLLCNICENETPGAILVFLTGWDDISALKDKLQTHPILGDTSQVLLLACHGSMPCSEQKLIFDKPEDGVRKIVLATNIAETSITIDDVVFVIDCGKSKESSYDALNNTPCLLPSWISKGSAKQRRGRAGRVQPGICYHLYPKCVYDGFADYQLPEILRTPLQSLCLQIKSLKLGSIFGFLSKALQSPEYLAVQNAIVYLKTIGALDENEKLTVLGGYLAMLPMEPKLGKMLLLGAIFNCLDPILSVVAGLSVRDPFLAPLDKKDLAEAAKAQFSHDFSDHLALVRAYEGWKVADRDLAGYEYCWKNFLSAQSMAAIDSLRKEFYNLLKDTGLVDSNPTTWNTWSYDEHLLRAIICYGLFPGICSVVHNEKSFSLKTMEDGHVLTYSNSANSRHTRIPYPWLVFNEKIKFNSVFLRDSTAVSDSMLLLFGGRILRGDMDGHLKMLDGYLEFFVDSATAELYQSLRKELDELINTKLLNPTTAMHFQHELVSAIRLLISEDQCGGRFVFNRQVIQHSNPFMAAAIARKPASIHKSESGPGGDNAKGQLQMLLTRAGSVTPVYITKQLKSHQFQATVQFNGMQIMGQPCDNKKQAEKDAAAEALQWLGGNGDGHDYIENVSMMLKKSKKEHR; encoded by the exons ATGTCTCGATCTGTTGAGGGGTCTGATGAATACTTTTATGGTGAATTTGAGCGTTTGACGCAGCCT GATGCTTCTTCCTCGGATAATATTGATGTATGGAAGAGAAAGTTAGAGACTCTTTTATTCGATAAGGATAAGCAGGAGTTAGTATCAAGAGAGAGAAAAGATAGACGTGATTATGAGCAAATAGCAGCATTAGCAAGCAGAATGGATTTATATAG CCACCTTTATGTGAAAGCCGTTGTTGTCAGTAAAGTTCCTTTGCCCAACTATAGGTTTGATCTCGATGAGAAGCGGCCCCAGAGAGAG GTGATCTTGTCGCCGGGATTGCAAAAGCGTGTGCATTGCCATCTTGTGAATTACATTTCTGAAAAGCCTACGAGCAGGAATATGTTTTCTGGATCAAGCAGTAATGCTACTATTGTTACTGATGATCTTTTTGAGAATCCAGAGCCATTTCCACATAGTAAGCCCAATGATGAGAGAAATTTGTGGAGAAAATGTTTGCAAATGCGCGATAATCAACAAACTTGGCAGGTCTCACTGCCTCGGCCAATTTCGATT GAATCTACTGAAGGCAGAAAAATTTTGGAATTTCGTCGTAGTCTCCCAGCTTATAAAGAGAAAGACACCATTTTAAGTGTCATTTCCCAAAACCAG ATTGTCATTATCTCTGGTGAAACTGGCTGTGGAAAGACGACGCAGATTCCACAGTTCATTCTCGAGTCTGAAATTGAATCTATGCGTGGGGCCATGTGCAATATTTTATGCTGTCAGCCTAGGAGATTATCTGTCATGTCAGTCTCTGAGAGGATAGCCACCGAGAGGATGGAGAAATTGGGAGAAACA GTTGGATTTAAAGTGCGGCTGGAGGGTATCAAAGGAAGGGATACCCACCTCCTTTTCTGCACAACTGGCATTCTGTTGCGTAGATTATTGGTCGATAAAAATTTGAAGGATGTAACACATGTTATCATGGATGAAATTCATGAGCGTGGCGTAAATGAAG ATTTTCTGCTGGTTGTTTTGAAAGATTTGCTTCCTCTTCGACCAGAATTAAGGCTTATCTTAATGAGTGCGACCTTAGATGTAGATATCTTCTCATCGTACTTCAGTGGGGCTACAGTGGTACACATCCCG GGTTTTACTTATCCTGTACGACATCATTTCTTAGAAAGCATTTTGGAGACTTTGGGATACCAATTGACCCCTCATAATCAGATAGATGATTTTGGTGTTGACAAGGTGTGGAAGATGAGCACACAATCGACAAGAAAGAGAAAGAGCCGATTTTTTTCTGCTGTTGAG GATGCAGTTAGCACTACTGAGTTCAAGGATTATACTTCTAAGACACGAGAGTCTTTATCTTGCTGGAATCCTGATTCACTTGGTTTCAACCTCATAGAATACCTTCTGTGCAATATATGTGAGAATGAAACACCGGGTGCTATTTTAGTTTTTTTGACTGGGTGGGATGACATAAGTGCTCTAAAGGATAAGCTTCAAACTCATCCTATACTGGGAGATACAAGCCAAGTTTTACTGTTAGCATGCCACGGTTCTATGCCATGTTCAGAGCAG aaattgatttttgacAAACCTGAAGATGGAGTAAGGAAGATCGTTTTAGCTACCAATATTGCTGAAACAAGCATTACAATTGACGATGTGGTTTTTGTTATCGATTGTGGAAAATCAAAAGAGTCATCGTACGATGCACTAAATAACACCCCTTGTCTTCTTCCTTCCTGGATTTCGAAGGGTTCAGCTAAACAA CGAAGGGGAAGAGCTGGACGTGTTCAGCCGGGGATATGTTACCATCTTTATCCAAAATGTGTGTATGATggatttgcagattatcagttGCCAGAAATTCTAAGGACTCCTTTACAGTCTCTTTGTTTACAAATCAAGAGTCTGAAACTTGGCAGTATCTTTGGGTTTTTATCTAAGGCTCTGCAGTCTCCAGAGTATCTTGCG GTTCAAAATGCTATTGTTTATCTAAAGACCATTGGGGCGTTGGATGAGAATGAAAAGTTGACTGTTTTGG GAGGCTACTTGGCAATGCTTCCAATGGAGCCAAAACTTGGGAAAATGCTTTTACTTGGTGCAATATTTAATTGCCTGGACCCAATATTAAGTGTTGTTGCTGGTCTAAGTGTTCGCGATCCTTTCCTAGCCCCACTGGACAAGAAGGAT CTAGCAGAAGCAGCAAAAGCTCAATTTTCACATGATTTCAGTGACCATCTTGCTCTTGTCCGGGCATACGAAGGCTGGAAAGTTGCTGATAGGGATCTCGCTGGTTACGAATATTGCTGGAAGAATTTTCTTTCTGCACAATCAATGGCAGCTATTGATTCTCTTCGTAAGGAATTTTACAATTTACTAAAGGATACTGGTCTTGTGGATAGCAATCCAACCACATGGAATACCTGGAGCTATGATGAGCATCTTCTACGCGCAATTATTTGTTATGGCTTGTTTCCTGGAATATGCTCTGTTGTG CACAATGAAAAATCCTTCTCCCTAAAAACAATGGAAGATGGTCATGTGCTGACTTACTCT AACTCAGCCAATTCACGTCACACGAGAATTCCATATCCATGGCTTGTTTTCaatgaaaaaattaaattcaacTCGGTCTTTCTGCGGGATTCCACAGCGGTGTCTGATTCAATGCTGCTGTTATTTGGTGGAAGAATCTTACGAGGGGATATG GATGGCCACTTGAAAATGTTGGATGGATATTTGGAATTCTTCGTAGATTCTGCTACAGCTGAACTATATCAGAGCTTGAGAAAAGAACTTGACGAACTGATTAACACCAAA CTCCTTAATCCCACGACGGCCATGCATTTTCAACACGAACTTGTGTCTGCGATACGTTTGCTGATCTCAGAAGACCAGTGCGGTGGAAGATTTGTGTTCAACCGTCAGGTAATACAGCATTCCAACCCATTCATGGCTGCGGCAATAGCACGAAAACCTGCCTCGATACACAAGTCAGAAAGTGGCCCTGGGGGTGATAATGCTAAGGGCCAGCTACAGATGCTTCTTACTCGAGCAGGCTCTGTTACACCGGTCTACATTACTAAGCAGCTGAAGAGCCACCAGTTTCAAGCAACTGTACAATTCAACGGGATGCAGATTATGGGGCAGCCTTGCGAcaacaagaagcaagctgaaaagGACGCGGCAGCAGAAGCTCTGCAATGGCTTGGAGGAAATGGAGATGGTCATGATTATATTGAAAACGTGTCAATGATGCTCAAAAAGAGCAAGAAAGAGCACAGATAA